Genomic segment of Erythrobacter sp. BLCC-B19:
AAGGCGAGACGACGGTGCGCCGCCTCTACCACCTCGACCGCGGCTATGAGCGGCTGGAGGAGAAGCTTCAGCTGGTGGGCGCCGATATCGAGCGAGTGGACGACTGAGGCCCATACCTCGTCATTGCGAGCGCAGCGAAGCAATCCATGGCCTGAGCTTGCCGCAGACGGTCGGTCCATGGGTTGCCGCGGCCTTCGGCCTCGCAATGACGACGGTCAGGCGTTCACCACCAGCCACACCCGGATCGCGCTGGCGAGGCCGGGAGGCGTGGGCGATTTGATCCGCTCGGCATCGATGCGGGCGACGAGGGCGGCGACCGCCAGCCCCTCGCGTGCGGCGGCGGCCTTCAGCATTGCCCAGAACAGCGGTTCCAGGCTGATCGAGGTCTGGTGGCCTGCGATGCTCAGCGAGCGCTTGACCGGTGGGTGATAAGGCGACGTCATCCGTGCCCCATTACCACTTAAGCCGCTTCGAAGTCGTCCACATATTCGGGGAGGAACACCGGCTCGCGCTCGGACCAGCCGGGCGCGGTGGCGGCGGCTTCGCTCAAGCTTTGCAGCAGCAGCTTGCGGCGCTGCGGGGCGATGCTCGGCAGGGCGCTGGCAGCGCAGAAGGCGGCGGGCAGGTACGGCCGCACCCGCGCGCCAAGCAGGCGTTCATAGAGGAAGCGGAAGGCCGAGAAGCTCGCCAGCCGTTCCTGCTCCAGATCGAAAGCCGCAAGGCGCACCAGCTTGCCGAGGAAGCGTTCGACCTCGAAGGGGGTGCCCTCTTCGGGGATCAGCCCGCGCAAGGCTTTCAAATCCTGATAGGCAACATATTGCTGGCGGATCGCGGTATTCTCGTGCTCGGAGCGGCCCCAGCGCCGGAAGGCGTCGGTGCGGGCAAGGCCGATGTCGAGGCTGCGCTTGATGTAACGCTGCTCGGCAGGGG
This window contains:
- a CDS encoding ribbon-helix-helix domain-containing protein; the encoded protein is MTSPYHPPVKRSLSIAGHQTSISLEPLFWAMLKAAAAREGLAVAALVARIDAERIKSPTPPGLASAIRVWLVVNA